A single Rhinolophus ferrumequinum isolate MPI-CBG mRhiFer1 chromosome 12, mRhiFer1_v1.p, whole genome shotgun sequence DNA region contains:
- the C9orf72 gene encoding guanine nucleotide exchange factor C9orf72 homolog isoform X2 yields MSTLCPPPSPAVAKTEIALSGESPLLAATFAYWDNILGPRVRHIWAPKTDQVLLSDGEITFLANHTLNGEILRNAESGAIDVKFFVLSEKGVIIVSLIFDGNWNGDRSTYGLSIILPQTELSFYLPLHRLCVDRLTHIIRKGRIWMHKERQEHVQKIVLEGTERMEDQGQSIIPMLTGEVIPVMELLSSMKSHSVPEEIDIADTILNDDDIGDSCHEGFLLK; encoded by the exons ATGTCGACTCTCTGTCCACCACCATCGCCAGCTGTTGCCAAGACAGAGATTGCTTTAAGCGGTGAATCCCCTTTATTAGCAGCCACTTTTGCCTACTGGGACAACATTCTTGGTCCTCGAGTAAGACACATTTGGGCTCCAAAGACAGACCAGGTACTTCTCAGCGATGGAGAAATAACTTTTCTTGCCAACCACACCCTAAATGGAGAAATTCTTCGAAATGCAGAGAGTGGGGCGATAGATGTGAAGTTCTTTGTGTTGTCTGAAAAGGGAGTAATTATTGTTTCATTAATCTTCGACGGAAACTGGAATGGGGATAGGAGCACATACGGACTATCAATTATACTTCCGCAGACAGAACTTAGCTTCTACCTCCCACTTCACAGACTGTGTGTTGATAGATTAACACACATTATCCGGAAAGGAAGGATATGGATGCATAAG GAAAGGCAAGAACATGTCCAGAAGATAGTCTTAGAAGGCACAGAGAGAATGGAAGATCAG GGTCAGAGTATTATTCCAATGCTTACTGGAGAAGTAATTCCTGTAATGGAACTGCTTTCATCTATGAAATCACACAGTGTTCCTGAAGAAATAGAT ATAGCTGAtacaattctcaatgatgatgATATTGGTGACAGTTGTCATGAAGGCTTTCTTCTCAAgtaa